The Primulina huaijiensis isolate GDHJ02 unplaced genomic scaffold, ASM1229523v2 scaffold207090, whole genome shotgun sequence genome contains a region encoding:
- the LOC140966551 gene encoding F-box protein SKIP17-like, which yields MHLREAEVSRLLSAILGGRFKYLRHLDVSNREGLASDDDWYHRCYSPSFTSLGLLLQERPHLCVLADFPTEGSFVEEPMTSSDNDMNLPSLIGSHTSEGSPCSFSPEHSYNSDQSSGNEDNVGPIFSDYL from the exons AAGTTTCACGGTTGCTGTCGGCAATTCTTGGAGGACGCTTCAAATACCTTAGGCACCTT GATGTGTCAAATCGAGAGGGACTTGCTTCTGATGATGATTGGTATCATCGATGTTACTCCCCAAG TTTTACGTCGTTAGGACTTTTATTGCAAGAAAGGCCTCATTTATGCGTGCTTGCGGATTTTCCTACAGAAGGAAG TTTTGTAGAAGAACCGATGACCAGCAGCGACAATGATATGAATCTACCCTCACTGATAGGAAGTCATACATCTGAGGGATCCCCTTGTTCTTTTTCGCCCGAGCATAGTTACAATAGCGATCAAAGTAGCGGTAATGAGGACAACGTAGGTCCCATTTTCTCCGATTACTTGTGA